GGAAACGGTGCAGTGTCATTTAAAATGGTATTAAAATCAAAAAAACAGCTTTTAGAAGCTAAAAAACTTATTTATAACACCGTAGATGAACTGTCGGTGATGGATGATCCCAAAACCAATCCTGGTTTGATATTTTATGAGGGGGAAATAACACCTCAACTTGAGGATTTCGCCCTAAAAACCATTAGGACCATTGTGAAGCAGGAAGAAGCTGAAAAATTAGCCAGGAAATTAGGTGCAGAAGTTTTCAAGTTCAAAAAAGGGAGAGGTGTTATTGGTTCCCTGGCAGCTATTGGCTGTCCCCTTGATGATGCCACATTTGAGTTACTGGCCTATCGTGATCCTGCAAATTATGGTAAAAAACGATTGGTGGATGCAGAATCTGTCAGAGAAATGGACCATGCCACTTATCCTCATACTTTTGATAATTTAGATGATGGGTACATGGCCATCACCCCCCACACTCCATGTCCGGTACTATACGGTATCCGGGGAGAAACTGAAGAAGCTGTCATAGAAGCTCAGAAAATGGTGAGAGTATGTGAACCCATAGAACGTTCGATGGTGTTTATAACCAACCAGCACACAGACCTGCACCTGCAATTTACTTCTAGTATCAAAGAAATGGAACAATTCCAGTGTTACATTGTTAAAGGAACAGTTAAAGATTTTCCATTGGTTATTGAGGGAGGTCATGTTATTTTCACTCTGATGGATGAATCCAGTGAAGTGGAATGTGCTGCTTATGAACCTACCAAACAGTTCCGGGATGTGGTGCGGGAGCTGGTTCCTGGAGACCAAGTGGTGGTTTATGGGGGAATTGGACGAAAAGGAACTTTGAATGTGGAGAAAATTGAAGTCTTGGCTTTAGCACCATTATACAAATATGTTAACCCCCTTTGTGACTGCGGTAAGCGTATGAAATCTGCAGGGACTGGTAAAGGTTTTAAGTGCCCCCGATGTGGGAATAAAATACGTAGCAATTCTAAAGAAAAAATTGAAATTTCCAGAACCCTTAAAACAGGTTTTTATGAAGTTCCACCTTCAGCACGACGTCATCTGAGCAAACCTATTGTGAGAGGAATCTGAAACCGGGGAAAAATATGTTCTCTAAAGACCATGAAAAACCCAGATATTCACAAAGCATTACAAGAGATTTAGCTGACTTCATTGTATCTACAGAGTATCATGACCTTCCAGAAAGCGTTGTTGAACAATCAAAACTCTGTTTTTTGGATTTTTTATCAGTTACTCTTGCAGGATCTCGAACTAAAAGTGCGAGAATTATTAGGAAGATAATTAGTGGAGATATTGAATCTGGAGGGTTAACAACAAGTGAAAATTTTATGAATGATAAATCTACGATCATAGGCTGGGGAAAATCTAATCCAATGGATGCAGCTTTAGCTAATGGAGTTTCAGCCCACTCTCTGGATTTGGATGATGGGCATCGATTGGCTCATCTACATCCTGGTGCCTGCGTAATCCCTGCAGCACTGGCTTTATCAGAAGTTTATGGGAAATCCGGGAAAGACTTTATAACTTCCTTAGTGGTGGGTTACCAGGTTGCAATACATCTGGGCATGACTTTGAATCCTCAACACCGCAATAAAGGTTTTCACAGCACAGGAACCTGCGGAACCCTTGGAGCAGCTGCCGCAGCATCGAAGATAATGGAATTAAATTTGAAAGAGGTTTTAAATGCCCTGGGGATTGCTGGAACTCAGGCTGCTGGATTATTAGAATCTGATCATGCTGGTAGCATGGCCAAGCATCTTCACGCAGGTAAAGCTGCTCAAACAGGATTATTATCAGCATTACTTGCCAGTGAAGGTTTCACCGGAGCTTGCACAATTTTAGAGGGACGTGAAGGTCTCTTTAAAGCTATGAGTAGTATGGAAAACCTAGAAAAAAATGTGCACTGGAAAAATCAGGATAAATATGAAATAATGGGTGTTTATTTCAAAAAATATCCAGTTTGCAGACATTTACATTCTTCATTAGACGCTGTTATAAATTTAATGAGTAAGAATAAGCTTAATCCCACGGATATTCAGAATATAACCGTTGAAACTTATGAAATTGCCGCTTCCCATGCTAACTATCAACCGGAAACAGTGGAAGGAATCAGACAAAGTCTGCCTGTGAGTATTGCAATAGCCATTCAAGAAGGAAAACTGACTGTTGAAAATATTTCAACCATTTTAGATAGTTCAGGGACTCATCTGGACGTTATAATAAATGAACTTGCTGGTAAAGTAAAGATAAAATTAGATGAAAAAGAGAACAATCTTTATCCACTTAAAAGACCATCTAAAGTTACCATTAAATGTGAAGGTAATGTTTACACGGAACGAGTTGAACTGGCTAAGGGAGAACCTGAAAACCCCTTCAGCGAAAATGAACTGTTGGAAAAATTCAAAGACTTGAATCCCCATGTTAAAACTGGTTGTTTGCAGATTCTAAAAGATTTAGAATGTGAAAAATTAGTAGATGTAATGCAAGTTCTTAATAATGGTTTAAAAATCAGAGAAAAATAGTATTAAGTGAAAAGTGATTTTTATGGACACCGTGGATTATTTAAATAAGTTAGGAATCATAAAACCCGATGATAAATTGCCAGATTCAGCCAAAAGGTTTCAAGACGGTGCTCAGTATCGTTTTGAAGTTCCAGGTATTCAGAAACCTGCAGCTCTTCATGGTCTTCTGGATGCTCTGGATAAATATGGAATAATGGTGCACCGGGTAACCCAGACCAAGGGTATTATGCTCCTCACAGACCAGGAGATACTTGAAATGGCAGAAATGGCTAAAGATGCCCAAATTGAGCTCTTTTTAAGTGTGGGTCCGCGAGCTACTTATGACACCAGTGCTTCTGCAAAAACCAAAGAAGGTGCTCGGATAGGATATCGCTTAAGAGGTTATGATAACCTTAACTATGCTGTTGAAGATGTTAAACGTGCGGTGGATCTTGGTGTGCGAGGAATTGTGGTATACGATGAAGGTTTATTATGGGTACTGGGTAAGATGCGTGAAGAGGATGAGTTACCTGCTGATGTGCACTTTAAGGTTTCAGCTCACTGTGGTCATGGCAACCCTGCATCAGCACGACTTTTGGAGAGTATTGGAGCAGATTCATTTAACCCGGTGCGAGATCTGCAGATAAACATGCTTGCCTCCATCAGAAAAGCCATTTCTATCTCTCTGGATATTCACACGGAAAATCCTAAATCCTCTGGTGGATTTATCAGACACTATGAAGTACCGGAAATAATTAGGAAAGCTTGTCCAGTTTACCTTAAAACAGGTGGGGCGGTGGCTGCCCATCATGGATATGATACCACTCGTAAAGAAGCAGCAGAACGTGCAAGGCAAGTTTTACTTGTTCAGAACATGATCAACCGGTACT
This is a stretch of genomic DNA from Methanobacteriaceae archaeon. It encodes these proteins:
- a CDS encoding DUF1743 domain-containing protein gives rise to the protein MNNLDINNSDIFKVHVGIDDTDSSQGMCTTYICSVILDRLKACGFRVEGPPRLIRLNPFAPHKTRGNGAVSFKMVLKSKKQLLEAKKLIYNTVDELSVMDDPKTNPGLIFYEGEITPQLEDFALKTIRTIVKQEEAEKLARKLGAEVFKFKKGRGVIGSLAAIGCPLDDATFELLAYRDPANYGKKRLVDAESVREMDHATYPHTFDNLDDGYMAITPHTPCPVLYGIRGETEEAVIEAQKMVRVCEPIERSMVFITNQHTDLHLQFTSSIKEMEQFQCYIVKGTVKDFPLVIEGGHVIFTLMDESSEVECAAYEPTKQFRDVVRELVPGDQVVVYGGIGRKGTLNVEKIEVLALAPLYKYVNPLCDCGKRMKSAGTGKGFKCPRCGNKIRSNSKEKIEISRTLKTGFYEVPPSARRHLSKPIVRGI
- a CDS encoding MmgE/PrpD family protein; protein product: MFSKDHEKPRYSQSITRDLADFIVSTEYHDLPESVVEQSKLCFLDFLSVTLAGSRTKSARIIRKIISGDIESGGLTTSENFMNDKSTIIGWGKSNPMDAALANGVSAHSLDLDDGHRLAHLHPGACVIPAALALSEVYGKSGKDFITSLVVGYQVAIHLGMTLNPQHRNKGFHSTGTCGTLGAAAAASKIMELNLKEVLNALGIAGTQAAGLLESDHAGSMAKHLHAGKAAQTGLLSALLASEGFTGACTILEGREGLFKAMSSMENLEKNVHWKNQDKYEIMGVYFKKYPVCRHLHSSLDAVINLMSKNKLNPTDIQNITVETYEIAASHANYQPETVEGIRQSLPVSIAIAIQEGKLTVENISTILDSSGTHLDVIINELAGKVKIKLDEKENNLYPLKRPSKVTIKCEGNVYTERVELAKGEPENPFSENELLEKFKDLNPHVKTGCLQILKDLECEKLVDVMQVLNNGLKIREK
- a CDS encoding peptidase produces the protein MDTVDYLNKLGIIKPDDKLPDSAKRFQDGAQYRFEVPGIQKPAALHGLLDALDKYGIMVHRVTQTKGIMLLTDQEILEMAEMAKDAQIELFLSVGPRATYDTSASAKTKEGARIGYRLRGYDNLNYAVEDVKRAVDLGVRGIVVYDEGLLWVLGKMREEDELPADVHFKVSAHCGHGNPASARLLESIGADSFNPVRDLQINMLASIRKAISISLDIHTENPKSSGGFIRHYEVPEIIRKACPVYLKTGGAVAAHHGYDTTRKEAAERARQVLLVQNMINRYYPEAVMSKQGVEDLAIPQ